The sequence below is a genomic window from Uranotaenia lowii strain MFRU-FL chromosome 2, ASM2978415v1, whole genome shotgun sequence.
AAAAGAATCACCACAACATCTGCTTCTGACAAATTCGTTCCTGCCAAACGTAGCTGCCGAACAAGGTCTTCAAATTTCACTAGATGGGACCGCATGGATTCACCTTCGTTCATTTTTAAACGACCAAGTTGCTTCCGAAAAAGATTCTGCGAGGCAAGACTTTTCTTGGCAAACGAATTTTCGAGAGCACACCACATCAGTTTTGCTGTTGCCTTGTCACGAACTATTTCCAGGCATTCGTCTCCGAGGAAACTAATCAACGTTGACTTGGCTTTCCTGTCCGCTTCACGAAATTTCGTCCTTTCTGCTGCCACTTCCGGTGGATCCTGCGCCAACGTGTGGGCCAACCCCAATGCGTCCAGATGCATCTTGACCCGGAAGCTCCAATTGTGGAATCCATTTCCACCACAGAATAACGGTATGCCGTGTAAAACTGCTTCTCTTCCTGAAgagcccataacctgttgagaTAGCAGAATTGGGGCAGGGACAGGAACAACCAGAATCCAAAAGGCTTTCAGACTAATATAAAAGTACGTCTTTATTAAGCGGAGTTCTGGTACTAAGTGATATGTTTTTCATTATAAACAAAGTTCGTTACTAAGCACTGTTGTTATGGAAAAACTAGAATTGTTGACAGGATATCATGGATTGCTACTCCTTCAAcaaaactcctatcaaaaagaaaaaaacaggttcAGTGTATGTACCCGAAAAAAGGGTACAGGGGCTGTACACgaaaaaggagttaacccagtcttATCCGAAAACGCatcaaaactacactataagCGGTTGCCCCGAATGAGTGTGGGGAATAATTCTTATTCTTCCAAGCTTATACACCTTTTTGGTTTGGCAGTCCAGTTAACTTCAAAAATGTCCCAACATTTCTCGGACAAACTTAAAAGATTAgcatatctggcaacactggccCTATGTCGATCAAGAAAAGTTCGAGATTTCTCTCGAAAATAAATTCATATCGATCGTTCATCTGTGTGTGTGATTAATGCACGCAACGGATTGAaataagtagaaaaaaaaacacgattcaGGGAGGTGAGGAGTTACATAAAAATAGCACCCGATGAACACACATCCTCTCACATGGTAAAAAAGACGACTCCCTGCCGCGTTCAATCTTTCATTTCTCGTTTTCCCACAACTGGAAAGAAATGGCAGCTCACTCACCTGAGTCCGACAAATGCCTGCTTCGGtacgaaattcgaaattcactCCAAAATGGCTTCCCACGGTATCACTTCGATAATATTCAGCCGTATCAAGCTTCGCGATACTTCCGAATGGCGGAATTGATAGTCTTTTCTTCCGACGAAAGCACAATTTTGCTATTAAATGAGGATGAATGAAAAGATTATGGCTCCGCTTTTCACTTGCTTAGCAATTTCCATCGAAACGCGAACATCGACTGCACTTTTGCTGAATACGAAAcgcgactcgactcgactccatCAGGCCCAGTGAGTTGGTGTCATTCAGCTTCAGTAAGGCTGGGAGAAATGCGTTTCGTTAAGTCATTAAAAAACTTGTTTAGAATGATTTCTTCTTAAGAACCGATTTTTGAACTCGAAATTGCGAGTCTTTTTCAATGTTATATTCCAAACTTTCTATTCCTGTAAAAAATAGTagtaacattataaaaaaacaatgaacTCAATATGGCGCAGAATTAACAAAGAGAATCGAGCTATcacaaaatttctttaaatttgttcGTGAAGTTTCACATTCTCACTCACAACTCACAATAAAAAAGAGCATGCTGTCGTAACCGCTCAAGGATCATTGCCAAGGTTATAAAAATTGGCAATAATCAGACCTCCATCCTATCTCCGCAACATACTCTAACAAACTGAATCATAAACGAGAAGCAATTCCTTCAAACGTGTGAAAGAGACGTATTTTTCCTCTCTTTCAAGCAACCCCGTTCAAGAACAATCGTTTAACGACATCGCAAGGAATGAACGAAGCAATGACATTTTCGTTCAGTTGGCAGATTACACGATTAGCACCAAACGAGAAATCTGAACTAAAAATACATCATCTGACATACTTAAATTGAACTATACAGCATAATATCtcagtggagcgtgatctggcgaacgtggggtgcccgaggaactggagaacggttgccatggaccgagtgaattataggaattatgttcgtcaagttatgtcgtgagacggaatactatgaaaataaataaaaataaaaaataacggttcaacacagaaaagtTTACTGTAGTATATACAGTTAAAGAACAGttaaagaacaaaaattaataaaaaaaaagctttacatttaaaaattaaagaattaataTTTATCACTGTAACAGCTTATTCAAAAAATACACAATTGATACGGGATTGATTAATTGCCTCGTAGTATGTAGAAGCGAGCAGATGAATTCGGCAACACGATGCGATCGTGCTGTTCTGACAACTGAAGGAGAACGCATATGTTCGAATCCGTTAATTGTTCAACCGTTAAACGTCTTCGATTGGCTTGAACAAACGAGTGAAAGAAAGGCATGATCTGTCTCTCTCTCATTCAAGTACGAATGACACAACGCGGGATGATTGGTGACTTCAGTTTGTTGGAATATTTTGCAGAGAATAGGCGGGTTAATGGAACTCGCATTTTGTGCCTTTTTGACGGgcacaaaatgatttttttttaaatccaccACACAtgcgttttaatcaaaataaaatcccAGAATCTTTTGAACATTTCTGTCTTCTTCTTCTGTACTCCTCATGACGAGTTCGTGTTATATTTACGAACTATATTGTCAAGTTTTGTTgcaaaacatattatttttataacaaagaaaCACGAAAGGGGAAGTTTAGGTTGGGCAGCTTTTTTGCCTCTTTTTTCGTACAACGATAAAGGTTTAACCAAAAGCGTTTAGTACAGATGAATGgcatccctatcctttgtcattgaacTTGACGATATTTTGGGTCCCAATTGACTGTCAAGGACCTGAACTAATTGTCAAAACCTAGAAAATTATGGTTGAGTGCACACTATATACAACAatcattctggttcctcattgaaatttgtacatttaattCTCTGTACTCTCCTTCCCTACTAACTAAGTGAAACAAATACACTATCAcatttaaactttgtaaaagaaaAAGGCTTTTAAAAAATGAGTTGTAAATAACTCTGTACtactttgagaggaaaacaccattAACGTCTCTTCCGATGGATGAGAAAGAAGAGAGAGATTTCTGCTCGCAAAAAGAACCAGGTTGCCATTCCTTTGGTTTAGCACTAAGTTTCTGGATAAtagattgaaaaattattctacAGATCAGCAAACGTTGCAGTTCATCTTAAGAGCACTGCACACACCTTTCTTGTATTTCTCTGATGAATCAATCAATCATGGAAAATATGAttaaatatagttgaatttcGGGCTTTAAATATATTTAAGTACGTTACCCTAGCCCGGATCGGAACGAAATCGCAACCGGACCGATTACTGTCAAAATATTAGTTGTCAGTTCAAATCTGTCCGGTTTATATTGGAATTCTTTTAGATTTTCCTGACCATTTGGTAATTTTGACAGTTCAATCGCAAAAAAATTAGCGTCGTCAGGAAAGTTTTGACACCAGAGCACTGAATTCGTGCGAATTCGGTTAGATTTCTGGTCGGATTTCTAACCGATTCACGGGTTGAACGGACGGAAATACAACCGATTTTGGTCCAATTTTTCGATCCGGGAGTTGATAACAACTCTCCCACTTCTATAGTTTCGATGAGTTTCAATGTTAAACCGCCGCACACTAAGCTCACTGGGCAGGAAAACTGACAGCCTTTTTGCTTTTTCGCAGTGTTTTGGTTGGTCTTAAAGTGCAGAGGTGAACGCAAAATTTAggaaatactttaaaaaaatctgatttcagCTCTTTTCCGAGGCAGGATTCCGGACACGCACCGAAAATGGCATCCTCCAATACCGGCGGCGTTACGCCGATGACTATTACGGGCCGCATGGTCCGCGAACGGGAACGTATCCTCGGGATGACACCGGAGGAACGGGCCTGGCGTGCTCAGTGGCTCAAAGATCAGCAACTGTCGCCCAATGAGCCGCGACACGTGCCGGAATATTGGAAAGAACGACTGAATCCCATTCGACGCGTTTACCGGGCCCCTCTAGATTTGGTCCAGAAAGCCCTGACACCGGTCATTGTATGCACTTTGAAGTGGTTGTGGATCTTGTGATTATGTAATTCTAtacgtttgttttgtttttaggGAGGTAAATGGGCTGGCGCTGTCCGTTTTTGGACCGGAAAAGTTGGTTTGATAGCGTTTTCCATTTATGCCGGAGCTTACTATTTTAAGTACAATCAAAATGTAAGTTCGGTTCCAAATCacttttcaagtaaattttccaACGACTAGAAATTGTAACTCCAAATGTTTCCCCTTTCATAGGATTGGACCCGCAAAGGTGGCTGGCGAGTGATACACTCTCGCAAAGCCGTTTTCCCCGGTGATGAAGGCTATCCCAACTTCCCTCAGCGTAGCGGTCCGCAAGATTATGCTGCTCGTGGATTCAAGCAGTCGCCGATTTAAATTGGCGGTATCTTCTTTTATTAGGTGGATTTACAATTACTTGAGTTATGTCTGGTTAGCTGCAGCTGGAAAATATAGCAATCAAATATGAAAATGCCGGAAATGTTCGGATCATTCAAAAaggtacttttttattttattagaattttctttgaaattttacccTTACATGTCAGATCGTTTAACCTCTTTAaagagacttttttttaaactgttctgATTCTGATTGGCCACTTGAATGGTGCATTCGTCTCAAACCACTGTACCTTTTTTGGttatcaaccgatttctacGAAATGAATAGTTTTAAATGCCTGGTAACTTAACTAATGTACGATTATAAATCCAAATTCAGCTCCAGGCATTTATTCTTACGTGTTTCAAAGtctcagaaaattaaaaaaaaacttcaagaaaCAGCAGATATCAAACGccttaaacaatttttacttAGTGCATGAGAAAGTTGAAATTATTGGTTGCGAAAATCTTTCGAAAAAATTTCCGGTGGCCTGAGCGAGAGaaagaaagtcaaaaattccACTCGCGCAGCCCGGTCAGCGTATAAGtattttcgaacaaaaaagtATATAAAATCTGTATGACATCTCCGCTCTCAGCCGACTGCGAATAGGTCACACCAGGCTGACTCACTCGGGACTATTTAGAGCAAGAAAAGAACCTGTAGTACCTGCAACTCAACGTTACCTGTTCAGCACATCCTACTATAATGTCAATTGTACAACTCAATCCTGGCAACATGTGATATTGAATAAGGCATACGAGTTCAGTTCAACAACCGACTACGGGAATCCAACCTTatagaatatttaaaacaaacaaaattattaagacgaaattgtaaaaaatgtattacTGAAATCAGACCCGAGTGACCTTTTAAGGTTTTTTGTAGGGAAGAGCccaccagtagttgatctattattttggtaattaccccgcgttactgtatgcGCTACCAGGCTCAACTGCAGtatgggttgaagtgacagttgatttctgactaagcattttatcccaatcgggtatgatatcgaagatgtatgatataaccttctgaTATGCAACTGATATGTCTTGTGcccttattaactttgccccaagaacacgctctctcctattaaggagggcgcagcagttgcatagaagatgctctgcagtttctgtgcagaacccgcagaaccgacagttatctttttgaataatgtttattcTTTTGAGATGcagttttgttggacaatgtccggtcaagagacctgtgtaagtacttaactcgtgcttacttatGTCCCTCTTACTTCGATGTCCCTCTGGATTCCACTCAAGCgactctctgcaaatctcgtttttatctctccgcagcgtgtgccttagcgccctttgatgaaaccggcgatgtagttcctcatttgacaTCCAGTTGCCAGGTCACAAAGCGCGGATTatactccgcaggcagcgattcacaaatacttgcagttttcgcgtcgtcaccgtaTATGTgaaccaagtttcacacccgtacagcaatacggatttgacgtttgagttaagGATTCGAATTTTGACATGACCACCAGAGGTTTCGGAGACTcttttagggaagaatgaccctggcAGTTAaacttccttgaaaaaaaaatcggagactcgtaaacgcaaatcgggtttcgatgtctttcttggtagcaacatcaggcgttatctggctacacCACGATACTGAAAGCACTCCACTTTTTTAACGTGTTGTCCAgttaccacgaaattggaaggatttactgtgttgatttccatcgactttgTCTtttcgacattgattttgagatctgctgccttggagctttcagtgagttcgtcgagtttgctctgcatgtcttgttgtcttttggcgagcaaaacaatatcgtctgccaagTCAAGGTTGTTTAGCTGGTCCATTGTCGaaggcaatcctcggtttggtctacagtcaatcgatccaatcaagatatcatccattacgatgagaaaaagcagcggtgataaaatacataattgtctcactccagcagttaccggaattggatcggacaagacacagtcgtgcaagaccttgcacaaaaatgtctcgtactgtgcttcgatgaaatAGAcaagtttctctgggactcgtTGCCTAAGAGCAGCggagatgttttcgtggttcagtcggtcgaatgctttttcgaaatcaacgaacaccagcagaagagagtcctggaatccattgatttgttccagtattattcgtagcgttgtaaTGCGGTCCACACATGAACTTCCgaatcggaatccagcttgttacCGTCGGaatgtagcgtcgattttttcctgtatcctttcaggatcactttgcagagtactttgtgagaattgtacagatcaaagttatgccacgccagtttcCGCACTCGGTCAGGTCTTCTTTCTTCaggacctttacaaggataatctgcagtcggccgggaatgttgcagtatcccagatgtcagtgaaaagacggtgcatttgtgctgacaaggcagggtcggctttcagcatttcagcagggatgcaatcgatctcaggcgctttgttggatctCATGACTTTGATTGCCGTAtatatttcagccagcgagggcgcttctgagttgacgccattaattcGACtaactgttggcgcttcgagctgcgggtttcgttggccatcgctattcgtgactcggaagagttgttcggagtgctcagtccatcgtttgagctgatctgttcgatcggtcattaactgacctgctcggtcacttagcggcattcttgcataagtccttgcaccactaaggcggcgagaaatgtcataaagtaatcggatatctccattggcggctgCTCTCTCTTCCACTTGCCCGGACTGCGTTTGTGTTCTCCAGCGTTAGGCCAACGTACTtagctcagtcccagaatttctaTTTGGAgacggctagcttctctagcaagttgagacAGCTTGTCTTGTTGGGCAAGtattaaaacgttccaagttccaattcgtgaccatgttttcatgctaaaagtcgtcgccaaattTCCAGGTCGGACATTTCTTTCGGATACGGCTCCCTTCCCTACTAACCTAGTGAAACGAATACACTCGGCACAttgaaactttgtaaaagtaataggcctttaataaactagtttgaaattttttatttctttcggattccgtcacaatttaataaatcgggagcagtaggttgttagcctaaagtccctatcccgcgagggggctgccatcttggacttagctggcggaagccgcatttcataaatttagctgctcgctgcgagacagacgctgtttgagtcgcccctgacctggagaacaaacgctcggttgttgttgcacgccgtaCTTGACCTGAGGAACAGACGCGCGCGGCCActttctcagtctgcatgcgaccaaagcatcctcCGGGAActcgatctccgcttaggttactcgcatcccagccggcaccacgggaGGTTGAGATAGGAGTTTTGTTACGAATACGAGATGATATGACCATATGGGGCCTTGCGTTGCACATCATCCACCATTTGCCAACCATTATTGCAATCTTGATGAATCATATAACTaacattttgaaacaatttgaaCACCACTGACTTTCAGCgtgtgctgcacggctaacttTTACCAAAAACACAAAACCCAAATCtgtagcaattataattatttacttacacacgacattttgaaaacttaagctagcttacataattactcacgggcccgttttCCTACTCTAACATCAAACGCACAACAATCATATAACAGCAGCTTGGACGGCACAGGTGTATCACAGCTTAATATCACGGATTTTCTGGCATCCCTACCTGGTTGCACTGCTCCACGGGCACGAACCACTGCCCGGAGCACCTCCGCTGTCTGCTTCCGGCTGGTTCTGTAGCGGTTTGGCCAAACGAGCTGGGCCCCATAGTGCGTTGAGCTCCCGAACAACGACACTCGGCTTTGCAACAACGACCCAGTagaaaacaaacattgtttCTCCTTTTCTCAAAGGTTTCCTTTGCTATTTTGTCACCCACCCTGTTGGGGCCGTTGGAATTGATACTACCAGCACAGTCTGCCATCTTAGACTCACCATGGTTTGATGTGTTCATCGCCGGGGCTGGATGT
It includes:
- the LOC129747302 gene encoding NADH dehydrogenase [ubiquinone] 1 beta subcomplex subunit 6 encodes the protein MASSNTGGVTPMTITGRMVRERERILGMTPEERAWRAQWLKDQQLSPNEPRHVPEYWKERLNPIRRVYRAPLDLVQKALTPVIGGKWAGAVRFWTGKVGLIAFSIYAGAYYFKYNQNDWTRKGGWRVIHSRKAVFPGDEGYPNFPQRSGPQDYAARGFKQSPI